The Brassica oleracea var. oleracea cultivar TO1000 chromosome C7, BOL, whole genome shotgun sequence sequence TCCTTCACATACTGTTCTCCGGCCTCATTGAGCCACTACAACCTGAAAGGACGAGAAAGATGCCGAGTAACAAGCCCAAGTTTCTTTACAAGGGTGTCACTAGCCACATTAGTGCAACTACCTCCATCAATAATTAAAGAACAAACTTTATCAGAAATGAGACATCTAGAGTGAAAGAGATTCTCCCTTTGTTCTTTGTCATCGGATTTTGGTTGGACACTCAAGGCACGCCTAGTAACTAGTAGTGAATCATGGCTCGGCTTATCAAGAACATCCTCATCATAGATCGGATCAGAACTNNNNNNNNNNNNNNNNNNNNNNNNNNNNNNNNNNNNNNNNNNNNNNNNNNNNNNNNNNNNNNNNNNNNNNNNNNNNNNNNNNNNNNNNNNNNNNNNNNNNNNNNNNNNNNNNNNNNNNNNNNNNNNNNNNNNNNNNNNNNNNNNNNNNNNNNNNNNNNNNNNNNNNNNNNNNNNNNNNNNNNNNNNNNNNNNNNNNNNNNNNNNNNNNNNNNNNNNNNNNNNNNNNNNNNNNNNNNNNNNNNNNNNNNNNNNNNNNNNNNNNNNNNNNNNNNNNNNNNNNNNNNNNNNNNNNNNNNNNNNNNNNNNNNNNNNNNNNNNNNNNNNNNNNNNNNNNNNNNNNNNNNNNNNNNNNNNNNNNNNNNNNNNNNNNNNNNNNNNNNNNNNNNNNNNNNNNNNNNNNNNNNNNNNNNNNNNNNNNNNNNNNNNNNNNNNNNNNNNNNNNNNNNNNNNNNNNNNNNNNNNNNNNNNNNNNNNNNNNNNNNNNNNNNNNNNNNNNNNNNNNNNNNNNNNNNNNNNNNNNNNNNNNNNNNNNNNNNNNNNNNNNNNNNNNNNNNNNNNNNNNNNNNNNNNNNNNNNNNNNNNNNNNNNNNNNNNNNNNNNNNNNNNNNNNNNNNNNNNNNNNNNNNNNNNNNNNNNNNNNNNNNNNNNNNNNNNNNNNNNNNNNNNNNNNNNNNNNNNNNNNNNNNNNNNNNNNNNNNNNNNNNNNNNNNNNNNNNNNNNNNNNNNNNNNNNNNNNNNNNNNNNNNNNNNNNNNNNNNNNNNNNNNNNNNNNNNNNNNNNNNNNNNNNNNNNNNNNNNNNNNNNNNNNNNNNNNNNNNNNNNNNNNNNNNNNNNNNNNNNNNNNNNNNNNNNNNNNNNNNNNNNNNNNNNNNNNNNNNNNNNNNNNNNNNNNNNNNNNNNNNNNNNNNNNNNNNNNNNNNNNNNNNNNNNNNNNNNNNNNNNNNNNNNNNNNNNNNNNNNNNNNNNNNNNNNNNNNNNNNNNNNNNNNNNNNNNNNNNNNNNNNNNNNNNNNNNNNNNNNNNNNNNNNNNNNNNNNNNNNNNNNNNNNNNNNNNNNNNNNNNNNNNNNNNNNNNNNNNNNNNNNNNNNNNNNNNNNNNNNNNNNNNNNNNNNNNNNNNNNNNNNNNNNNNNNNNNNNNNNNNNNNNNNNNNNNNNNNNNNNNNNNNNNNNNNNNNNNNNNNNNNNNNNNNNNNNNNNNNNNNNNNNNNNNNNNNNNNNNNNNNNNNNNNNNNNNNNNNNNNNNNNNNNNNNNNNNNNNNNNNNNNNNNNNNNNNNNNNNNNNNNNNNNNNNNNNNNNNNNNNNNNNNNNNNNNNNNNNNNNNNNNNNNNNNNNNNNNNNNNNNNNNNNNNNNNNNNNNNNNNNNNNNNNNNNNNNNNNNNNNNNNNNNNNNNNNNNNNNNNNNNNNNNNNNNNNNNNNNNNNNNNNNNNNNNNNNNNNNNNNNNNNNNNNNNNNNNNNNNNNNNNNNNNNNNNNNNNNNNNNNNNNNNNNNNNNNNNNNNNNNNNNNNNNNNNNNNNNNNNNNNNNNNNNNNNNNNNNNNNNNNNNNNNNNNNNNNNNNNNNNNNNNNNNNNNNNNNNNNNNNNNNNNNNNNNNNNNNNNNNNNNNNNNNNNNNNNNNNNNNNNNNNNNNNNNNNNNNNNNNNNNNNNNNNNNNNNNNNNNNNNNNNNNNNNNNNNNNNNNNNNNNNNNNNNNNNNNNNNNNNNNNNNNNNNNNNNNNNNNNNNNNNNNNNNNNNNNNNNNNNNNNNNNNNNNNNNNNNNNNNNNNNNNNNNNNNNNNNNNNNNNNNNNNNNNNNNNNNNNNNNNNNNNNNNNNNNNNNNNNNNNNNNNNNNNNNNNNNNNNNNNNNNNNNNNNNNNNNNNNNNNNNNNNNNNNNNNNNNNNNNNNNNNNNNNNNNNNNNNNNNNNNNNNNNNNNNNNNNNNNNNNNNNNNNNNNNNNNNNNNNNNNNNNNNNNNNNNNNNNNNNNNNNNNNNNNNNNNNNNNNNNNNNNNNNNNNNNNNNNNNNNNNNNNNNNNNNNNNNNNNNNNNNNNNNNNNNNNNNNNNNNNNGCGGATTCTTATGTTGACTGGTCCAGATTCATAAAGATGTTCAAGTTCATTCTGTGGTGATCAGGTCGTCCGCGGTAAGGAGCAGGACGGACGTAAGGCTGCCCGCATGGTTGATCGTCGATGATCCATGAACGGATGAAGAGATAGCTCGACCCAAATCTTCAGAGAGCTTAAGTATCCTTCCTTTGGAGTAGTTGGAAGCATCGATCATCATGAAATCATCAAAGTGGTTGGAAATGTCGTGATCAGCCTGATCCGGGCGTGCGGTACGTCCCAAACGGGCCAGGAAAGACAGGCTAAGTCAAACGGACCAGGAAAGACAGGCTAAGTCCGGAATCGGATTCTTCTCGATGATCATGGGTTATGGCTTGACTGTTGGCTCTAGAATGGCGAATGGGTCGGGGAAGAACGCCTGTGGTTATCCGGGCGTGCGGTACGTCCCAAACGGACCAGGAAAGACAGGCTAAGTCCGGAATCGGATTCTTCTCGATGATCATGGGTTATGGCTTGACTGTTGGCTCTAGAATGGCGAATGGGTCGGGGAAGAACGCCTGCGGTTCGGCTGATTCGGTCCTCAGGTCGTGGATCCATCCTTAGGTCACGTCCGGGTGCACGCGGGTCGATCCGGTACATGGCTCTGTCCGTTGATCTGGACTGATCTGATCGTCCTGGTAACCATGCTGAGTCTGCTCCACGTCCTGGTCTAGGTCATGGGTTCTATCACTAATGGTGCGTCTCTTATAATTAATATCGGTTCAATGGTTTCTATGCAATCTTGCTTTTAAAGCAACGAAAATACAGAGCTGAAAAGAGACGCGAACGCTGGATGCGGGGTTTGATAAAACGAACAGGGGAAATGTTAAATTTTATACCAATTTAAAAAATTTCATAGAAGTTACATAAATAACTAAAAGCTAAATTTGACGCTGAGAAGCACTAGAGGCTAGAGACCTAACGCCCAGTAATCATAATTAAATTGTTCGGAAGTTGGTGTCAGGCTCTGAGCAGCTACAATAAGTGGTGGACGTCATCCCGAAGAATGATCTTTGTCCTTTTTAATGTATCCACTTCTTATTGTTGCTTGTCTTGCAAGTTTTATCGTCTACGAGATGCTTAAACCAGATGACCGTTTTCAGCTAAAGGCTACACAACATTTGACTATTCTCTTGCTAGAGGAGATCAATTCATTTGTTTATATAAATAGTACTGTTGTCAACCAGCACGCTCTCTCGTTTTTGTGTACGGTGCCGATCAGGTCAATGCTATTGTTTCTTCAATCGTCTGATCCATGTTAAACTCTGGAAGGAAGATATAATATTATCTTCGTTTTTTTTAATGTCACTTGCAGTTTCTTATGCTATCCACAGACTCGGTTTGAAACTTTCATTGTCAACTAATCGTAAGAACTATCTTTAATCAGGGTTTTAAACAATTAGCCCACTTGAAAATTTGTCAACTGACAGAAAAAAAGACCACGAGAAGTTGTCGTTCTGATTATTAGCAGAAAGAAACTCTTCGAATATCCAAACTTGCCGCTTTAGAAAATTTGTTATTTTATAGAAATTGATTTCTAGAGATAGTGCTTCACCATCAGCCAACATGGCTTTACAATAATCTTTACAATAAGTTATAGAATAATGAAAGAAAGATTTTGTATAAGTATTGCGGAAAGAGGCTGGTTTTGAAGTTCAAGAGCATTTTGTCACTAAATGGGGCTTCCATTGATTTCATTCACAAGCATCTTTGCTGTTCTTGTTCTTCTTGTTCGTGCTCAAGACCAGTCAGGTATACAAAATCTTGCAGATTAAAAAATATGGTTGCGTTTCAAGGCTTTAAAATCTCTCTCTGTGTGTGTTTATATTACAGGTTTTGTCAGCATAGACTGTGGTATACCGGATGATTCAAGTTACAACGATGAAAGCACAGACATTAAATACGTTTCAGATGCTGCATACGTCGAGTCCGGAACAATTCATAGCATCGATACTCAGTATCAGACAAGTTCTCTTGAGAAGCAGTTCCAAAACCTTAGGAGCTTCCCTGACGGCAAGAGAAACTGTTACGATGTTCAGCCTCCGCGGGGAAAAGGCTTCAAGTATTTGATCAGAACACGGTTCATGTACGGTAACTACGATACTCTAGGAAAAGCACCCGAGTTTGATCTTTATCTAGGGGTCAATATCTGGGATTCTGTTAAAATAGATAATGCAACAATGATAATTACCAAAGAGATCATCCATACTCTTCGTTCAGACCATGTTCATGTGTGTCTTGTTGATAAAAACAAAGGAACACCATTCTTGTCTGTGTTAGAACTCAGGCTCCTAAAGAGTGATACATACGAGACTCCTTATGATTCACTGATGCTGTTTAAAAGATGGGATCTTGGGGGGCTCGGTAATGCTCCTGTCAGGTGAAAAAAAGAACACTCTTTTTATGCATCTTTGTGATGTGTTCTGTTTTTTCTCTATCTTGTTAATTTTTGATAGTAATATATAGTAACAACCTATAAATTAATTAATAATGTAAAAGTGTTCCAAAAAGAATAATTAATAATGTAAAAGATATGATAATTTATTAATTTATATAGTTATTGATTTATAGAGAATTTTTTAATTACATATTAAAATACTTTTAGTTATTTTTTGAAATAATATTATATATTGATTAAAAACTTATGGATTTGAATTTCATCCACTTTTATTACATTATTTGGTATAGATTTATATATCTTGAATATGCATCACAGAATACAAGTGTGTTTTTATATAATTCGATAAAATAATACTAAAATAATTTTTAAAAATCAAAATAAACTTATTATGAAGAATAAATAAACAAGAAAATAATTTCTTTATATTTATATAAATTTATATATACTAATTAATGATTTTTTATTTAATGGTACCATATCTTTATGTAATCTTATCGAATTATGTATTTTTAAAACTGAGTATTAATCTCCGAGACATTATTTGCAAAGTAATTTTGACACATGTCCTTTCTACAATCACTTTCACTAAATAAATATGATATGACATACTAGAATTGATGAAATGGTTTATGGATAAATGTGACATGGACAATTACATTTATTGCTTATTTATATATTTGGTAAACTTTTTAGAATATGGTAGTAAATTATGCATCATGATCAAATATGACATTAAATAACATAATAATAAAATAGAATAATATTTTACAATTCTGAAATATAATTTATTTACGTTTTTATTGCTCTACAATTTTATAACGAAAAATATTTTCAATGTTTTGACATTTTTTTTGAAAAAAATAAATTGTTAATCGTAATATTATTAGTTTCTTTAATGCATCTACAAATTTATAAATGTTGTTTAGTTGTACTTTTTGATAATTATATAAATTCTATATCAATTTTTATAATTAATTTTATACAAGTTAATTTGATATATTTTATTCCAAAGAAATAGATAAAAATCTATCTAAGATTATAATTTTAAATATATACATATCTATTTTTTAAAAATAATTTGAAATAAATAAAATTGCTTATTTTAACTTAATTTTATGTTCAATTAAATCAAATTTATATTAAAAATTGAAAAGAAAATAAAAAAAATTTAATTTTTTAAAAAATTATTATTGCACGCAGTAGAGGAAAACACCTTGTTTATAGTATCTATACTGCAGGTACAAAGATGATGTTTTTGACCGGATATGGATACCTCTGAGGTTTCCAAAGTATACAATCTTCAACGCATCGCTCACAATAGATTCAAATAACGACAATGGATTCAAACCCGCTCGCTCCGTCATGAACACTGCAACTTCACCTGAGGATTCAATCCAAGACATAATTCTTTATTGGGAACCAGAGGATCCTACTTGGAAGTACTACGTGTATATGCATTTTGCAGAAGTTGTGGAACTTCCAAGTAACGAGACCAGAGAGTTCTCGGTGCTTCTGAATAAGAAGTCAATCAACATGACCGATTTTAGCCCTCGCTACTTGTATACGGACACGCTTTTCGTTCAGAACCCTGTGAGCGGTCCAAGACTCGAGTTTCTTCTCAGACGTACAGATAAATCTACGCTTCCACCCATGATTAACGCCATTGAAACATATCGAGTTAATGAGTTTCTTCAGTCACCTACTGACCAACAAGATGGTATGGTTTCCTTTTCTGAAACATAGGTTAGCAGTTTTCATTATTTACTTTGTAATTATAACTTATCCAATATTTTGGTTTGAATTCTAGCTCAAGCAATTATGATGATAAAGTCCAAGTATGGAATGAAGAAGAACTGGCTTGGAGATCCATGTGGCCCAGTTAACTACCCTTGGAAGGATATCAATTGCAGCTACGTTAATAACGAGCCTCCAAGAATCGTTTCTTTGTATGCATTTCAACATATCCTTATATATGTTTTTTCTCTCTCTCTCTATGTTCTCACCACAAGAGTTGTGTTATCTGCAGGAACCTATCCTTCAGTGGCTTGACTGGCGAAATTGATCCAGCCTTCTCCAACCTTACCTCATTACAGAAGCTGTATGTATTTTTGATCGATCTATAAATTTGTTTACATATATTTTTGGAATATTTAACTGATACAACCGACTTTCATTTCAGGGACTTATCAAACAACAGTCTAACAGGAAAAGTACCTGATTTCCTTGGAAATCTACATAACTTGACAGAGTTGTAAGTCATGCTATCTTGAATTCTAGATGTTGATATATGCCCTCAATCTTGAATTTGATATGACTAGAATCAGTAGTTGGCCGAGGATTTAGCTGCAGTTTTCAGTTTAGTCATCCTTATGGTTGAAGATTAAAAAAATATACATTATTAGTAGATCTCTCTTTACTCGTGCACGTAGCCAATTCATGAACTACATTAAATCTCCATGTGGTTTTACTTTCCCATTTATTCATTCCCAAAGTACCTTCTCTCATCTGTTATAACACTAGACTAGGTAATAACCAGCAGAGTGTACAAAGTGAAATAGTTTATTAGATTATTTACTGTATGTTATATTAAAGGATTTGTTGTATAGTTTTTGATGGAGATGGACATTCATATATCTGTTCGGATTCAGTTGATTTATTCGAATTTTGGATTTTTATAGTTAGAAATTTAAATTGTATTCGGATATTTACAAAATTTGATTTTGGATTTGGTTCGAATTATTGCGGGTTCGGATTCGAGTTTGAGTACCTATTTTAATTATGTATTTTTTTAACAAAAATCCAAATATACTTAAAACTTAAAAATACAAAATAATATAATATAAAACATTAAATTTTGAAGAATTGATCAAATATTATGGCCTTATTAATATACATAATTATTGGACCATACTTTAAGAATACCAATAAAATTATTGGGCGTCGTGTCAATATTGTTGGGCATGTTGCAAAATTGATGTAGTCCATAACCAATAACGTGTATTTTCTTATAAATATTTTTGGTAAATATAATAAAAATACGATACAGGCGAGTGAAAAGTGTTAGAATTATGTGGTAAATAATGTGATCTCTTCACTCGATACCTGAATTCTATTTTTCAATCGATTTCACGAATTTTCTTTTATAAAAACTTTTCTGATTTCTGTTTTTTTAGCAATCTGATTATGTTTCTAATTCTTGGTATGATATAAAAACTTTGTAAAGAAAAACAATATTTGGCTAAACTAAAGATCCGATTTTGTGTGTGGTGTTTTTTTACCTTATTTTCTTTACTTCATAATCAATCACAATTATTTCTTGTCTTCGTGTACAAAAGCCTCAACTATGGCTAAATTCGGTAAGATACAAAACTTTCAATTTCTAAAAACATTTTCAATCCAGCATTTTAGCTGATGCGAATCTTATGATTTATAATTTATTTCTTTCAAAATGATATTATCCAGTAGTTATACGGATATAATTTCAATTCACTAATACAAAAGTTAAAAATACAGAAACTGAGTTGATTAAAAAACTTAGTCTAAACACATTAAATTGTCTGCGGTGGAATTTAAAAAAAAATAGTATGTGAACACATTAATTGTTAAATGATTGTGAGGATGACACGCCAACATATTTTAATTGAAATTGATTTGAAGTTGTCACGTGGAGAATATAGTATGAACACATTAATGACAAATCTTCTCTTTTAATATATAAGAGATTACATAATGGTTATAATAGCTGGATATTTATATAGATTTCACATATATGTTTGATATTTTCTTGAGGACATAGTCGATTTGTGAACCACATTAAATATCTGCTTCATTTCACTTTCTCTTTTATTTCATATGTTTCCAACACTAGTTTACATAATGCGTATAATAACGTGGATAATCTACTATATTAAAAGAGAAGTCATGACTTATTTCATGTGTGTATTTTTTTATTTGGACCATCTTTTAGAATATTAGTTAAATTGATTTTTGAATACATATTTGAATTATTAATTATTCTAAAAAATCAAATCGATATTCTTATATTTTCTCTGAATTACATCAGAAAAAAATATTATATATATATATATATATATATTTCATTTTTCATTAAAGCAAACATTTAAAATATGCAATTTCGTATTTATTTATAATATAAATGTATATTTCGTTTTTCACTTAAACAAAACTTTTAACTATTTAATTAATTTCCTAACTATTTAAAATATAAATGTATATTCATTTTTACTAAAATAAACCTTTTAAGTATCTAATTAATTATGTAATTATATTAAACTCATGTACAGTTTTGTATTAAATTTGTGATATTAATTTAACTGATATTTTCAATTAAATTTTTGATCCCTAAAATTTAAGATTTGTTAATTCAGAATTTTGTACCATAATGTTGAAAATATGCTATCAATATGAATGATCGGTCTATTTTGAACGTGCATTTAATTTTTGTTATTAAATATACTAGTCGGTTTAATTTTATATTGCAATAATAGAAGTATATGATTGCTTTGTTTACAAAAAAGATAATCTAGCTCATTTTTATATAGACCATATTCATATATTATTCATTAATGTAATTGTTTTTGTTTCTTTTATCTTGTGCAATAGGTATTGTACCAATTTATGTTATTAACATAAATGAGAGATGAATTATTGAAAAAATATATTTCATGTGAATAATTTTATTTTCAGTGTGTTTATTATCAGATATACTTGTAGGTTTAAGTATTAATTATATAATGTGATGTATGATAGATGAAAAATTGTAAATAAAAGTTTTAACATTGAAAAATTAATTGTAAATAATCCAAGAGTTTCAGGGTAGAAAAGTCTAAATCACCAGTAGACAACATAAAAAACCTCAAAAAACATAGATAATAAAGAGAAAATTTAGGTTTAAAAGAAAAATAAACAAACACAATGCATTACAATTTCCGGTTTAATAATTTAAATGAAGTAGGTGTTTTATAAATTGCACTTAGTATAGGTTATTCAGTTAAAAATTTAATTCATACAAATAAGTCGATTAACATATATGTATGACCAAAACCAAAAATACGAGTACAATCTTAAGGAAATTGATATCTAAGTTAATATTAAATTGAACATAATTTGTCATAAATATCATGTAAGGTTTTAGTTAGTGTTCATGTTTTAATAAGAGATATCACTAATAATTTGAAACAATAAATTAAATTACTGCATGCAAACTATAAAATTGTTGTGTTTGAAAATATTATACTATTAAAAATTATTAGCAGTATGGTAAATATTAAAATTATATACCACTAATCATGCAAATCAAATATTTATATGTATAAAAATGAAAATAATTACTTGCAAGGTTGTGCGGATCAAGATCTTAGTTTATATTGATTTCACGTATATGTCTGCAGAAACTTGGAAGGAAACAAGTTAGTGGGTGCTCTTCCGGCGAAACTACAGGAAAGATCAAATAATAAGTCGCTTGTGCTAAGGTTGTTTCATGATTATATGCAGATGCTTGGCTTTTGGCTTTTAAAAACAATGCAGATGTCTGGCAGCTGTTTAACCGATTCTGTGTTATGTTTTGGCATTGGGTTCACGTTTTCATAATATCTATTAATTTTAATCGTTAGAGTTGGCGGGAATCCGGACCTCTGCGTGTCTGCTTCATGTCAAAATACGAGTGAGCAGACAAAAAAGAATGTATACATCATTGCACTAGTAGCATCTGTAGCGGGAATTCTTGGTCTTGTAATAGCAATAGCTTTGTTCTTGATGTACAAGAAGAGAAATCGAAGTGGTAAAAACAATAAAGAAACTATTTAAACTAATCTTTCTCAACTTTTTAGGAATCCTTTTAATAAACTTGTCATGATATATTTACAGGCGGCTCTAATGGTGTTAGGACTGGGCCATTGGACACAACAAAACGTTACTACAAATACTCAGAAGTTGTGAAAATTACAAACAACTTTGAGAGAGTACTTGGACAAGGAGGTTTTGGAAAAGTGTACCATGGTTTCCTAAACGAAGAGCAAGTCGCTGTCAAGATTCTGTCTGAGTCATCAACTCAAGGGTACAGAGAGTTTAGAGCAGAGGTCAGTCTCTTATATACTCTGAAAGGTTCAGTCATTATAATATGAGTGAGTTACTGAGTATGCATCCACTTGTTTATCATCAGGTTGAACTTCTGCTGAGAGTTCATCACAAGAACCTAACCGCACTTATTGGATACTGCAACGAAGCCGAAAAGATGGCGCTTATATACGAATTTATGGCTAATGGAACCTTAGGAGATTATTTGTCAGGTCAGTGTCTCTTCTACCAACTTTTTTGTCACTGGTCTTTTGCTATTATAGGCAGAAGAAACTAAATCTCACCCTTTTGGTTACTTTCTTAATCAAGGGAAAAAATCTTATGTCTTGAGCTGGGAGGAGAGGATACAAATATCATTAGATGCTGCACAAGGTTTAAATAATCTCAAGAACTCATACAGAATAACAAAAGTGAAAATAAAATGAAAGGAACTTAGTCTTGTGTTTTATATTTTTCTGAACACTCAGGGCTTGAGTATCTTCACAGTGGCTGCAAGCCTCCCATTGTACAAAGAGATGTAAAGCCGGCTAATATACTTATTAACGAGAAGCTGCAGGCCAAGATTGCTGACTTTGGGTTATCTAGAAGCGTTGCATTGGACGGCACTAACCAGAGTACAACCGCAGTTGCTGGAACTATTGGTTATCTTGATCCTGAGTAAGTAAACATATCTTCTTCTGCTATGTTTTGATATTATCTGTTATGGTTTCTGAGACACTGTTTTACGAAATGAAGGTACCAATCGATGCAACAGTTAAGTGAGATGAGTGATGTTTACAGCTTCGGGGTTGTTCTTTTGGAGGTTGTGACGGGCCAACCGGTGATTTTACGTTCAAGAGCAACAGCAGAGAACGTACACATAACCGACCGGGTCGAGTTGCTTCTGTCCACCGGAGATATCAAAGGCATTGTGGATCCAAAGCTAGGAGAGAGGTTTGATGCTGGTTCGGCTTGGAAGATCACTGAAGTAGCAATGGCCTGTGCATCTCGTAGCTCTAAAAATAGACCTACCATGAGTCAGGTGGTTGCTGAACTCAAGGAGAGTGTAAGCAGAGCAAGAGACGGTGGAGGTTCCGGGGCCAGTAGTGTTACAGAGCCGGTGATGACGGCTGGTGAATCGGGAATGTTTCCTCAGGCGAGGTAGATGAATGCTGAACCCATCTGAGTTTTTAACTTCCATAAATTGGACAGTTCTGTGTGGTGTGGAGTGGGATTATGAAGAATTAGAATAATGTTGAGTTTCGTTACCCTTGTCTTTTTGTAAAATACTTGCACAAGAAGTTTCGTATTTAAAGGCTTTTGTCATTATCTCAGTTTGATCAATCAGAGATTCAGAGATCTCTGACCTGAAGAAAATTGGATTTCTGGACACAGCACAGACTGAGTCTGAGCCAATTTTTGTATATGCTTTTGAGAAAGATTTTATCATATATTTAGTTTGCTTATGTGGATTCTTGCCTTCTCCCTAACAGTATCTACTGTTGTATTGACAAGCTTGTCCGGAAATCCGGGTATTTTTCTACCTTCTTCATGTCAACAGAGAGAAAAGAATAAACGATACATCATTCTGTTGGTAGCATTCGTTACATGTTGGGTAAGCTCGAAGATAGCTTAAGTTATAAGTTTCCTATTTGTGTTAGGTTTATCTATAAGAGTTTAGCAAACTTATAATTAATAAGTCCTAATGAGTTTAGGAAATATATAGATATATATATATATATCACTACAAGAAAACAGGGGGATTCTGATGGCCGAAATCGTNNNNNNNNNNNNNNNNNNNNNNNNNNNNNNNNNNNNNNNNNNNNNNNNNNNNNNNNNNNNNNNNNNNNNNNNNNNNNNNNNNNNNNNNNNNNNNNNNNNNACGCATCAAATAGACCAAAACATTAATTAAAACCGACCATTTAATTGTCCAAAACGAGTTTAAAACCGTTAAA is a genomic window containing:
- the LOC106304842 gene encoding putative leucine-rich repeat receptor-like protein kinase At2g19210, translating into MGLPLISFTSIFAVLVLLVRAQDQSGFVSIDCGIPDDSSYNDESTDIKYVSDAAYVESGTIHSIDTQYQTSSLEKQFQNLRSFPDGKRNCYDVQPPRGKGFKYLIRTRFMYGNYDTLGKAPEFDLYLGVNIWDSVKIDNATMIITKEIIHTLRSDHVHVCLVDKNKGTPFLSVLELRLLKSDTYETPYDSLMLFKRWDLGGLGNAPVRYKDDVFDRIWIPLRFPKYTIFNASLTIDSNNDNGFKPARSVMNTATSPEDSIQDIILYWEPEDPTWKYYVYMHFAEVVELPSNETREFSVLLNKKSINMTDFSPRYLYTDTLFVQNPVSGPRLEFLLRRTDKSTLPPMINAIETYRVNEFLQSPTDQQDAQAIMMIKSKYGMKKNWLGDPCGPVNYPWKDINCSYVNNEPPRIVSLNLSFSGLTGEIDPAFSNLTSLQKLDLSNNSLTGKVPDFLGNLHNLTELNLEGNKLVGALPAKLQERSNNKSLVLRVGGNPDLCVSASCQNTSEQTKKNVYIIALVASVAGILGLVIAIALFLMYKKRNRSGGSNGVRTGPLDTTKRYYKYSEVVKITNNFERVLGQGGFGKVYHGFLNEEQVAVKILSESSTQGYREFRAEVELLLRVHHKNLTALIGYCNEAEKMALIYEFMANGTLGDYLSGKKSYVLSWEERIQISLDAAQGLEYLHSGCKPPIVQRDVKPANILINEKLQAKIADFGLSRSVALDGTNQSTTAVAGTIGYLDPEYQSMQQLSEMSDVYSFGVVLLEVVTGQPVILRSRATAENVHITDRVELLLSTGDIKGIVDPKLGERFDAGSAWKITEVAMACASRSSKNRPTMSQVVAELKESVSRARDGGGSGASSVTEPVMTAGESGMFPQAR